Proteins found in one Synergistetes bacterium HGW-Synergistetes-1 genomic segment:
- the pssA gene encoding CDP-diacylglycerol--serine O-phosphatidyltransferase, which produces MRKRDRRIRNIPISKIIPNMITSGSVFCGVASLIMTYHQHFVPAAVLICFAVFFDVMDGRVARSLGGSSVFGEELDSLADAISFGVAPAFLIYAAYIGMEGGVWGAVASSFFALCGVLRLARFNVTHVPAGPFQGLPIPAGGLTLAAFVIAKVPLTPLAAIVMMFFIGGLMVSSVPYCNAKKMKKDNVNRVKLYGVIGFLLLSFAVLREKAFLAISLMYIFTGLAKVNVAEWMLEERSAEKGE; this is translated from the coding sequence ATGAGAAAACGTGACAGAAGGATCAGAAACATACCAATAAGTAAAATAATACCCAACATGATAACCAGCGGAAGCGTATTCTGCGGAGTAGCTTCACTGATAATGACATATCACCAGCACTTTGTGCCGGCTGCTGTGCTTATATGCTTTGCTGTATTTTTCGACGTAATGGATGGAAGGGTAGCCAGAAGCCTCGGAGGAAGCAGTGTTTTCGGGGAAGAGCTGGACAGTCTCGCTGACGCTATTAGCTTCGGCGTCGCTCCTGCATTTCTGATCTATGCCGCTTATATAGGAATGGAAGGCGGAGTATGGGGTGCTGTGGCATCTTCATTCTTTGCCCTCTGCGGAGTCCTCAGGCTTGCCCGTTTCAATGTCACGCACGTTCCTGCAGGACCCTTCCAGGGTCTGCCGATCCCTGCCGGAGGACTGACTCTCGCAGCTTTTGTGATAGCCAAAGTACCGCTTACACCTCTTGCAGCGATAGTGATGATGTTCTTTATAGGCGGCCTGATGGTAAGCTCTGTGCCTTACTGCAACGCGAAAAAGATGAAAAAGGACAATGTAAACAGAGTCAAGCTCTACGGGGTTATCGGATTTCTCCTCCTCTCTTTTGCGGTTCTGAGGGAAAAGGCATTCCTGGCCATCTCGCTTATGTATATTTTTACAGGACTTGCAAAGGTAAATGTGGCTGAGTGGATGCTCGAGGAAAGATCTGCGGAAAAGGGAGAATAA
- a CDS encoding phosphatidylserine decarboxylase family protein: MVIGGGFVSPWISVILAFPMMLAIWFYRDPERVPDAPAGWVSPADGKVVEIEEVDHEYTGRATKIGIFMNGFDVHVNRFPTSGRVEYVKYVPGKKWFAIAPKASEINERFYVGAKSENGRFLLVQIAGILARRIVCRVSKGDTLDRGQRYGMIKLGSKVDVYLPPSVVPAVNIGNRVVAGETVIGVVKK, translated from the coding sequence ATGGTTATAGGGGGAGGATTTGTCTCTCCCTGGATATCCGTGATACTTGCATTTCCCATGATGCTGGCGATTTGGTTTTACCGTGATCCTGAGAGAGTCCCGGATGCGCCTGCAGGATGGGTCAGTCCGGCTGACGGCAAGGTGGTCGAAATAGAGGAAGTTGACCACGAATATACCGGCAGGGCAACAAAAATAGGCATATTCATGAATGGGTTTGATGTTCATGTGAACCGTTTCCCGACATCAGGAAGGGTCGAATATGTCAAATATGTCCCCGGCAAGAAATGGTTCGCGATAGCACCTAAGGCCTCCGAGATAAACGAGCGTTTCTACGTAGGGGCCAAGTCAGAAAACGGCCGTTTCCTTCTTGTGCAGATCGCTGGTATACTTGCAAGGAGGATAGTCTGCAGGGTCAGCAAAGGTGACACTCTGGACAGAGGCCAGCGTTATGGTATGATAAAGCTTGGTTCAAAGGTCGATGTCTATCTGCCTCCATCTGTCGTACCGGCTGTAAATATCGGCAACAGGGTGGTTGCGGGGGAAACTGTGATCGGAGTGGTAAAAAAATGA